From Qipengyuania psychrotolerans:
ACCGCTCGGCCGCATCGCAGATCGCGACCGTCCGGCTCGAACGTTACGTCCAGACCGCGCAGGGCAACCGCTCGCCGGTCAGTGTCGGCGTTGGCGGGCGCACCGGCTCATACGGCTCGGGAGTAGGCGTCGGGATCGGCATCAACCTGGGCGGCGGAGAGCGCGACAAACTGGGCAGCGAGCTGGCTGTAACCATCCGCGCCGCGGACACCGAGATCAATCTGTGGGAAGGCCGGGCCGATTTCCGCGTGCCCGACAATTCCCCCCTTGCGCAGCCGCAGGCAAACGCACAAACCCTCGCCGCCGCGCTGTTCAGCGACTTTCCCG
This genomic window contains:
- a CDS encoding DUF4136 domain-containing protein; this translates as MSRTSIAFAALSAAALSACATSPGPVEVTRFVAADAQQRLGQGTIFVESAGEAGGDSLAMLPYKSAVAAELSQLGYTETDRSAASQIATVRLERYVQTAQGNRSPVSVGVGGRTGSYGSGVGVGIGINLGGGERDKLGSELAVTIRAADTEINLWEGRADFRVPDNSPLAQPQANAQTLAAALFSDFPGNNGETIQVEVP